The region TCTAGTGGCGCAGCCCTTTCAGAAACTTTAGGAATTGGCAAAGGATCAGTAACTTTAGATGATTTTAACCATACGGATTTGATTATTGTTATCGGTCAAAACCCAGGCACAAATCATCCAAGAATGTTAACGGCTTTAAGTGAAGCCAAGAAAAAAGGAAGTAAAATTATGACGATAAATCCACTCCCTGAAGTGGGTTTAATGAATTACAAAGACCCACAGAATCCTTTAAAATGGATCGGTTCTGGTCAAGATTTAACCGATTTGTTTTTACAAGTAAAAATAAATGGTGACGTGGCTTTGCTGAAAATAATTTTAAAATTGATGCTAAAGCAAGAAGAAAACGTTCCTTATTCTGTTTTTGATTATGATTTTATCACAAAAAAAACCCAGGGTATTGATGCTTTATTAGACGATTTAGAAACCTACTCAATCGATTCTTTATTACCTCAAACAGGTATCCCTTTTGAAAAAATAAAAGAAGCCGCAGATTTAATTATCAACCATAAAAAAATAATTATTTGTTGGGCAATGGGCATTACCCAGCATAAAAATGCGGTTGATAATATCAGAGAAATTGTAAATATTTTACTATTAAAAGGTAGTATTGGTAAACAAGGAGCTGGCACCTGCCCTGTTCGCGGGCATTCTAATGTGCAAGGAGATAGAACGATGGGTATCTGGGAAAAAATGCCCGATACTTTTTTAGATACATTAGAGACTAATTTTAATTTTAAAGCACCAAGAAAACATGGATTTGATGTGGTAAATGCTATTGAAGCCATGCATACAAAAAAGGCAAAAGTGTTTTTTGGAATGGGTGGTAATTTTGTTTCAGCAACCCCGGATACAGAATTTACCGCAACGGCTTTAAAAAACTGCAATTTAACGGTTCACGTTTCTACAAAACTCAACCGAAGTCATGTAATTCATGGTAAAAAAGCATTAATATTACCTTGTTTAGGCAGATCTGAAAAAGATATTCAAAAAACTGGTGAGCAATTTGTTTCCGTAGAAAACTCTATGGGAGTTGTTCATAAATCTCAAGGACATTTAAAACCTTGCTCTGAAGATGTGTTAAGTGAAGCTGCCATCGTTGCTGGTTTGGCAAAGGCTACTTTAAAAAATTCATCTACAGATTGGAGCGAATTAATTTCTAATTATGACTTTATTCGGGATAAAATCGAAGCGACTATTGATGGTTTTGAAGAGTATAATAAAAGAGTAAGAATTAAAGGAGGCTTTTATTTACCCAACAAAACAAGAGACAATAATTTTGACGATACTGCCACTGGTCGAGCCAATTTTAGCATCAATAAACCCTCAGAAATTGTACTAACAGAACATCAATTTATAATGATGACAATAAGAACACACGATCAATATAACACTACTATTTATGGTTTAAATGATCGTTATAGAGGAGTTCTAAACGAACGCAGAGTTATTTTTATGAATGCTGAAGACATGAAAAAACTAGCTATAGAAAAACTAGATTTGGTTGATTTAACGAGCCATTTTAACGGAGAAAAAAGAGAAGCTCGTGGTTTTTTAGCAATTCCTTATAACATTCCAGCGCAATGCACTGCAACTTATTTTCCGGAAGCAAATGTGCTGGTGCCTTTAAAAAGCACAGCTACTATTAGCAATACTCCTACTTCCAAAACTGTCATAATTTCTATCAAAAAAAGATAATTTCATCCTATGAAAAAAAATTTATTTTTACTCGCTATACTATTTTCAGTCCAAATATTAAACGCTCAAAACAACCAAGTTCCTGAAAAGAAAATTCAAAAAGCATTTGCAAAAACAGATTTTCTATCGATTGAAATGCCAGATTTCAATGAAAAAAATATGGGTTTTAGTGGAATTCATTACAACCTTATGTTGAACAATTGGTCTTATGCTGGTTTGGGTATTTATGGATCTATAAGCGGCATCAGAGGAGGATTTTTCACTTTGGGTGTAAATGCCGGAATTAAGAAATATTTTGGTAAAGATTTCTATATCGATACAGGTTTCCATTTTGGCGGCGGAGGTGGCGCAGCGGCTCCAGATGGCGGTGGTGCTTTTATACTGCCTCATTTTAATCTAGGATACGATTTTAAAAATTTCTCTTTAAATTCTGGTTGGAGTTATGTTGATTTTTTTGACGGTGGCCTCATAAAAGGACATCAAATAAATGTAGGATTAGAAATTCCATTAAATTACGATTATGCTGATTATGGTGTTTCAGAAAACGAATATGATTTAGCTGCTTTAAAAAAGTCTGGTTGGAATATCAATTCAAAAAGAACATCACTCATGCTTCATTTTAACAATTTAAAGGTACAAGGTGATGAAACAAATAAGAATGTACAACGCTTAGGCAGAGCAACCATTCGATTGGCTGGTTTTGAATTCGCTAGTTATTTTTCTAAAAACTGGTTTACTTTCATTAAAGTTGATGGCGCTTATGATGGGATAAGAGCAGGGTATATGGATGTGTTTTTAGGCGGTGGCTATCACTTTGCTTTCAACAACAATCGAACAAATCTTCTTGCCAAATTTGGAGCAGGTGCAGGCGGCGGCGGCGGTGTAGAATCTAAGGGTGGTTTTTTAATTTATCCTGACATTTCTATAGAGCAGAGAATATTTAATGACATTTACCTTTCTATTAACAAAGGTTTTGTCATGTCACCAGATGCCACTTTTTACACTTCTTCCTTTGGTGTTGGTTTAAAATATTATGTAGAGAGAAACGGCATCATTTCAAAAGAAAAAAGTTTTAAATCCGGTAAATTTAAAGGTTTAGAGGTTATTACAAAACACGATATCTATGTAAAAGCAAAACGAGATGCAAATCCTTCAGAAGATATGCATCAGATATCACTTCAGATTAATTTAGATTTAAATAAAAATGTTTTTTTAGCAGGTCAAACTTCATTTGCTAATTTTGGAGGTGCAGGTGCGTATGCAGAAGGTATTGTTGGTTTGGGCACTAGGTCAAATGCTTTATTAAATGGTAAATTCTCACTTTTTGCACAAATATTAGGCGGTGCTGCTGGAGGTGGCGGCATTAGTACAGGGCAAGGTTTTATTATAAAACCAAGTACTGGCCTCAACTATAAACTAAATAAAAAGGTAAGTTTTAGAACTTCCGGTGGTTATGTAAAGGCTATGGGAGGAAATTTAAGTAGTGTGTTTGTAAACTTTGGAATAAAATATCATTTGTCATTTTTAAAAATGAAATGATAAAAAAGCTTATTTTTAAAGAATATAAATTCTCATGAAAAATGAAAGTCAAGTTTCTCCTATTTATTAGTTCGTTATTTATTTTAAACTCTCAGACCATCAAATCTCAAGGAATCTATATTACTCCTCGTCCTCAAGAAATAACTACAGGATATAATGCCTTGAAAATTAGCTCAGAAACGCAGATTATTTTTGATAACGAAAGCGAAAATAGTGCCCAGAAATTAACAGCGTATTTTAAAAAGGATTTTGATATAACTTTAAAAACGACCAATTATCAAGGTTTAAAAAAGAATTTTATCGCTTTTCAAGCGGATGAAAGCCTGTCTGATGAAGGTTATGAACTAAGCGTTTCTAAAGATAATATTATAATTTGTGCTAAAAATGATGCGGGTTGGTTCTATGCAATACAAACCTTAAAACAAATTTGTTCGTTTAGTTCTTATTATTCAAAATACGAAAAATATATCGAGATAAAAGAAATAAAGATTAAAGATGCTCCTAGATTTAAATGGAGATCTTTTATGTTAGATGAGGCAAGATACTTTAAAGGAATGGAACAGGTTAAAATGTTGTTAGATGAAATGGCATTTTTAAAAATGAATATTTTTCATTGGCATTTGGTTGATGATCAAGGTTGGCGTATTGAAATCAAAAAATATCCTAAACTAACCGAAATTGGTTCTAAAAGAAAAAGTACACAAATTGGTCCTTTGCAATGGGACAGTCCTATACAGTCTGCAGAACCTCATGAAGGTTTTTATACACAAGAGCAAATTAAAGAGATCATAGCCTATGCCAAAGAAAGACATATCACCGTGGTTCCTGAAATAGAAATGCCTGGTCATTCTACTGCTGCAATTGCTTCTTATCCTTGGTTAGGAACCTCAAAAAAAGAAATAGAAGTCCCTATTAAATTTGGTGTTGGTAAAGATGTCTATGATGTAACCGACCCTAGAGTTTATACATTTTTAACGGATGTTTTAGAGGAAGTAATGGCACTTTTCCCATCAAAAATAATTCATATTGGTGGTGATGAAGTAAAGTATAATCAGTGGAAATCGTCACCTTCTGTGAATGCATACATGAAGGAGAAACAATTAAAAACACCTGCTGATTTACAAGTTTATTTTACCAACAAAATCTCTAAATATTTACAAAGCAAGGGAAGAAGAATGATGGGTTGGAATGAAATTATGGGGCACAATCTGCATGCATACCAAGATCAAAAAGACACAAAAACTACTCAAAAATTAGCACAAGAAAGTATTATTCATTTTTGGAAAGGAGATGTACAGTTGGCAACCACCGCTGCTAGTAATGGTTATGAAATTGTAAATTCTCTTCATAATTTTACCTATTTGGATTATCGATATAAAAATTTACCCTTATCAAAAGCATATTCTTTTGACCCTATTCCTGAAAAATTAGATGAAAAATATCATGACAAAGTGATTGGTTTGGGCTGTCAAATGTGGGGAGAATGGATTCCTACAAACGGAGAAATGCATTACAAAGTTTTTCCAAGAATTGCCGCTTATGCAGAAGTTGGTTGGACAGAAAAAGAACATAAGAACTTTAGTTCTTTTAAAGGCGCTCTAAGAAACCTACAGAAAAGATGGACTGCCAAAGGAATCTACTTTGCACCGGATGAATTTGTAGAAAAAAAGAAATAAAATTTGAGAGAAATTACATCCATTGCACCAGGAAGAACCTGCTTGTTTGGCGATCATCAAGACTATTTAGGATTGCCTATTATTGCTTGCGCCATCAATCAACATATCACCTTAAAAGCAATAGAAAATAATACCAATTTCTTTCAAATTGATCTACCAGATATTCATCAAAAAAGAACGATTCCTTTAAATGATGTGGAGGCAACTTTAAAAAAAGGAGATCATTTTATTGCGGCTTTAAAAGTTTTAAAAAAATTAAATTGCATTCCAAATTGTGGCTTTGACATTCACATTACAGGAACCATTCCTATTAATTCAGGTACCTCTAGCTCCTCTGCCTTGGTCGTTGCTTGGGTTCAATTTTTAATAAAAGCCTTCGGACCACAAACCCTACTAACCGCTGAAACTATTTCTCAACTTGCTTTTGAAGCAGAAGTTACCGCGTTTAATGCACCCGGAGGAAAAATGGATCAATACAGCATCGGGTTGGGGAATATTATTTATTTAGAAACCGGCGACTATTTTTCTTATGAAGTTTTAAAAGCTCCTTTATCGGGGCTTATTATGGCTGCATCTGGAGTTCCTAAAGAAACCATCAGCTTGTTAAAAAAGTTAAAAACCAATTCTTGGAAAGCTATCCATGAAGTAAAGAAAAAAATTCCTAATTTTAAAATTGAAGAAGCTAATATTGAAAATTTACAACTATATTTAAATTGTGTTTCTGATGATTTAAGACCTTATTTAGAAGCTGCTATTGGTAATTTTGATGTAACCCAAAAAGCCTTGGTTGAGTTCAGAAAAGAAACTTTGGATATGGTTACCATTGGTCATTTAATGAACCAACATCATCATTATTTAAAAAACCTTTTAAAAATTACGGTCCCTAAAATTGATGCCATGATCGATGCCGCGCTAGATGCAGGTGCTTTAGGTGCAAAAATTGTAGGTTCAGGTGGTGGTGGAAGTATTGCCGTTTTATCACTTAAAAACAAGGAGAAAAAAATTATAAACGCTATTTTAGCCGCAGGTGCAATAGATGCATATACCGTTGCTATAGATACAGGCGCAAGGGTATTTGTAACCGAATAATTATGAACTATAAAATGCATAAAAATCTAATTATTTTAGCTGGCGGACTCTCTTCTAGGATGAAAAAATCCTTGCAATCAGATCATATTAGTGATGAACAAAATAGCCAAGCAAATGATAGAAGTAAGAGCTTAATTAGTGTGGGTAAAGAAAACCGACCTTTAATGGATTATCTTTTATACAACGCAAAAAAGGCAGGTTACCAAAACATCTACATTGTGATTAATGAAAAAGGAGGGTTGTTCAAAGAATATTATGGACAAAAATCTACCAACAATCATTTTAAAGGTCTTAACATTTCCTTTCCTATTCAATACATTCCTAAAGATAGGGTAAAACCTTTGGGCACTGCAGACGCTGTTTTTCAGGCAGTGGAACAATTTCCTGAATTAAACTCTCAACAATATACAGTTTGTAATAGTGATAATTTGTATTCGGAAGCCTCTTTAAGAGCGTTAAGAGAAACCAATCATTTAAATGCATTTATCTGTTATGATCGAGATGCTTTAAAATTTTCACTTGAAAAAATTTTTCGTTTTGCAATCATCAGTCTCAATGATAAAAATTATTTAAAAAACATCATTGAAAAACCAGCTATTGAATTTGCAGATAATTATAAGGACAATTTAGGAAAAATTAGAGTGAGTATGAATATTTTTAAATTTGATGGCAGCCTGATGTATCCCTATTTAAAAAATTGCCCAATACATGCAAAAAGAAATGAAAAAGAGTTGCCTACGGCTATTTTAAATTGTGTAAAAGATAATGCACAAGCATTTTTAGGAATTCCGATTTCTGAACATGTACCCGATTTAACCGCAAAAGAAGATATCATCCTCATTAAAGAATATCTTAGAAAACACTATCCAAATACATTAAATTGGTAAGCATTAAATTTCTATATTGCCATCATCCTAACCCATAACCATAAAATTTCATGATCGTTTTAAGTACTTTAGATTATGTTTTAATCATCTCCTTTTTTTTAATCACTTTATTTATCGGAATTTATGTCTCGAAAACATCCGGAAAAGATTCTACTGAATATTTTCTTTCGGGTAGAAATATGCCTTGGTGGTTGTTAGGTGTATCGATGGTAGCGACTACATTTTCTACAGACACGCCCAACTTTGTAACCGATATTGTGCGTAAAGATGGGGTCTCTGCAAACTGGATGTGGTGGGCTTTTTTAATCACCGGTTTATTAACTGTTTTTGTATATGCAAAACTTTGGCGAAAATCGAATGTAAAAACTGATATCGAATTTTATGAACTTCGTTATGGCGGAAAACCTGCACGATTTTTAAGAGGCTTTAGAGCTTTATATTTAGGGTTCCTTTTTAATGTTTTTGCCATGGCTGGTGTAACTTTAGCAGCTATAAAAATTGGGAGTATCATGCTAGGACTTGAACCCTGGGAAACCATCGTTTATGCCGGTACGGTTACCGTAATTTTTAGCGCATTAGGAGGCTTTAAAGGGGTTGTTTATACAGATTTTATTTTATTTTTTACAGCAATGGCGGGTTCTATTGGAGCGGCTTATTATTTGGTAAACTTGCCACAAATTGGTGGTATAGAAGCTTTAATTGCGCATAAAAACGTTGCTGATAAACTATCAATTTTACCAGACTTTAATGACACAGAAGCTCTTATAACGCTATTAATTATACCGTTAACGGTACAATGGTGGAGTTCTTGGTATCCTGGAGCAGAACCTGGTGGCGGCGGTTATATTGCTCAACGAATGTTGGCCGCAAAAGATGAAAATCATGCTATTGGCGCTACTTTTTTCTTTAATATTATGCACTATGCCCTAAGACCTTGGCCATGGATATTGGTCGCATTAGCATCTTTAATTATATTTCCAGATATTGCCAGTATTCAAGAAGCTTTCCCGAATATTACACAAGATAAATTAGGGAATGATTTAGCATATTCTGCCATGTTAACTAAATTACCAAGTGGTTTATTAGGCTTGGTTTTAGCCTCTTTAATAGCGGCTTATATGTCTACCATTTCTACACATTTAAATTGGGGATCTTCTTACATCGTTAATGATTTTTACAAACAGCATATAAAAAAAGAGGCTTCTGAAAAAGAATTGGTTTTGGTTGGTAGAATTTCTACAATTGTCTTAATGCTTTTTAGTGCATTATTTGCCCTATATCTTCAAAATGCAAAACAACTTTTTGATATTATCATTATGTTTGGCGCCGGTACCGGACTTATTTTTATTTTAAGATGGTTTTGGTGGCGGATAAATGCCTGGAGTGAAATTTCTGCCATGATTGTGTCTGGAGTCATTTCTTTAATTTTTTCTTCGGAAACTATTACTCAACTTTTTTTTAGTGAACAAGGTTTTTTTCCTGCTTGGGCAAAACTTCCAATTATTGTATTTAGTACCACTCTTCTCTGGCTTTTGGTAACTTTTATTACCCAACCTGAAAATCAAGAGGTACTCGTTCATTTTTATAAAAAAACGCAACCTGGTGGACCTGGATGGTCGCGTGTCTTAAAACAACTAAATACTGATGACCTAAAGGTTATTGACCTTCATAAAAAATGGAATGTACCTGCAGGTATTGTTGCCATGTTAATCGGTTGTATTTTGATATACGGTTGCCTATTTGCTTCTGGGTATTGGATATACAGAGCCTATAAGCACGCAATTATAGCCTCTATAGTCGTTGTGATCGCTGGTTTCTTTTTAATAAAAGTTTGGCGAAAAATAAAGGCAGATATTTTATAATACTATCTTAAATTTTTCTTTTAAAAATTGTTTTTGTATTACAATCATCTTCAAAAAAGCCTCATCAACAGTAAGCGTTCGGTAACTACATGTATTTTTTGCTTCAATTTTGAGGTAAAAATTTATATGCTATCCAATATCATTTTAGACTTATAATGCCGTAATAAATCGTTTCTCTTTCGCTTACTTTTTATGAAGAAAAATGACCGTAACGAAGGCTGCGCTTATTGTTTTTTAATT is a window of Polaribacter litorisediminis DNA encoding:
- a CDS encoding FdhF/YdeP family oxidoreductase; protein product: MTKKTTAQPPEKLTGIKLQKIPTSSVGPKAIASALNHIKNEVGIVKGIGLLKNLNQKDGFDCPGCAWPDPDEKRAFLAEYCENGAKAVAEEATKNRISAPFFATYSVQELAKLSDYEIGKKGRITQPVYLPEGATHYKEISWQDAFQLIADELNTLKSPDEAIFYTSGRTSNEAAFLYQLFVRQFGTNNLPDCSNMCHESSGAALSETLGIGKGSVTLDDFNHTDLIIVIGQNPGTNHPRMLTALSEAKKKGSKIMTINPLPEVGLMNYKDPQNPLKWIGSGQDLTDLFLQVKINGDVALLKIILKLMLKQEENVPYSVFDYDFITKKTQGIDALLDDLETYSIDSLLPQTGIPFEKIKEAADLIINHKKIIICWAMGITQHKNAVDNIREIVNILLLKGSIGKQGAGTCPVRGHSNVQGDRTMGIWEKMPDTFLDTLETNFNFKAPRKHGFDVVNAIEAMHTKKAKVFFGMGGNFVSATPDTEFTATALKNCNLTVHVSTKLNRSHVIHGKKALILPCLGRSEKDIQKTGEQFVSVENSMGVVHKSQGHLKPCSEDVLSEAAIVAGLAKATLKNSSTDWSELISNYDFIRDKIEATIDGFEEYNKRVRIKGGFYLPNKTRDNNFDDTATGRANFSINKPSEIVLTEHQFIMMTIRTHDQYNTTIYGLNDRYRGVLNERRVIFMNAEDMKKLAIEKLDLVDLTSHFNGEKREARGFLAIPYNIPAQCTATYFPEANVLVPLKSTATISNTPTSKTVIISIKKR
- a CDS encoding beta-N-acetylhexosaminidase; this translates as MKVKFLLFISSLFILNSQTIKSQGIYITPRPQEITTGYNALKISSETQIIFDNESENSAQKLTAYFKKDFDITLKTTNYQGLKKNFIAFQADESLSDEGYELSVSKDNIIICAKNDAGWFYAIQTLKQICSFSSYYSKYEKYIEIKEIKIKDAPRFKWRSFMLDEARYFKGMEQVKMLLDEMAFLKMNIFHWHLVDDQGWRIEIKKYPKLTEIGSKRKSTQIGPLQWDSPIQSAEPHEGFYTQEQIKEIIAYAKERHITVVPEIEMPGHSTAAIASYPWLGTSKKEIEVPIKFGVGKDVYDVTDPRVYTFLTDVLEEVMALFPSKIIHIGGDEVKYNQWKSSPSVNAYMKEKQLKTPADLQVYFTNKISKYLQSKGRRMMGWNEIMGHNLHAYQDQKDTKTTQKLAQESIIHFWKGDVQLATTAASNGYEIVNSLHNFTYLDYRYKNLPLSKAYSFDPIPEKLDEKYHDKVIGLGCQMWGEWIPTNGEMHYKVFPRIAAYAEVGWTEKEHKNFSSFKGALRNLQKRWTAKGIYFAPDEFVEKKK
- a CDS encoding mevalonate kinase family protein, with translation MREITSIAPGRTCLFGDHQDYLGLPIIACAINQHITLKAIENNTNFFQIDLPDIHQKRTIPLNDVEATLKKGDHFIAALKVLKKLNCIPNCGFDIHITGTIPINSGTSSSSALVVAWVQFLIKAFGPQTLLTAETISQLAFEAEVTAFNAPGGKMDQYSIGLGNIIYLETGDYFSYEVLKAPLSGLIMAASGVPKETISLLKKLKTNSWKAIHEVKKKIPNFKIEEANIENLQLYLNCVSDDLRPYLEAAIGNFDVTQKALVEFRKETLDMVTIGHLMNQHHHYLKNLLKITVPKIDAMIDAALDAGALGAKIVGSGGGGSIAVLSLKNKEKKIINAILAAGAIDAYTVAIDTGARVFVTE
- a CDS encoding sugar phosphate nucleotidyltransferase, with translation MNYKMHKNLIILAGGLSSRMKKSLQSDHISDEQNSQANDRSKSLISVGKENRPLMDYLLYNAKKAGYQNIYIVINEKGGLFKEYYGQKSTNNHFKGLNISFPIQYIPKDRVKPLGTADAVFQAVEQFPELNSQQYTVCNSDNLYSEASLRALRETNHLNAFICYDRDALKFSLEKIFRFAIISLNDKNYLKNIIEKPAIEFADNYKDNLGKIRVSMNIFKFDGSLMYPYLKNCPIHAKRNEKELPTAILNCVKDNAQAFLGIPISEHVPDLTAKEDIILIKEYLRKHYPNTLNW
- a CDS encoding sodium:solute symporter family protein is translated as MIVLSTLDYVLIISFFLITLFIGIYVSKTSGKDSTEYFLSGRNMPWWLLGVSMVATTFSTDTPNFVTDIVRKDGVSANWMWWAFLITGLLTVFVYAKLWRKSNVKTDIEFYELRYGGKPARFLRGFRALYLGFLFNVFAMAGVTLAAIKIGSIMLGLEPWETIVYAGTVTVIFSALGGFKGVVYTDFILFFTAMAGSIGAAYYLVNLPQIGGIEALIAHKNVADKLSILPDFNDTEALITLLIIPLTVQWWSSWYPGAEPGGGGYIAQRMLAAKDENHAIGATFFFNIMHYALRPWPWILVALASLIIFPDIASIQEAFPNITQDKLGNDLAYSAMLTKLPSGLLGLVLASLIAAYMSTISTHLNWGSSYIVNDFYKQHIKKEASEKELVLVGRISTIVLMLFSALFALYLQNAKQLFDIIIMFGAGTGLIFILRWFWWRINAWSEISAMIVSGVISLIFSSETITQLFFSEQGFFPAWAKLPIIVFSTTLLWLLVTFITQPENQEVLVHFYKKTQPGGPGWSRVLKQLNTDDLKVIDLHKKWNVPAGIVAMLIGCILIYGCLFASGYWIYRAYKHAIIASIVVVIAGFFLIKVWRKIKADIL